CTCCCGGTGCGCGGAAGCCCGGCCGTGCCCGCTCCGCGTACGGGCTCCTCCCGGCGCCCAGGAGGCCACCGCCCCGCACCGCGTACGCGCCCCCCGCCCCCAACTCGCCCGGCGCCCCGCCACGGACGCAGGCGCAGCCCGTACACCCGCCCCCGCGAAGACCCCGCACATCCCGCTCCGGGGGCCGGTGTTTCGTTGTCCAGCGCGTGGAACGGGGGCGCGGCGATCCCGGCCGTTGGCATACATTCGGGCCGTGACAGTGGCAAGGCAGCACGTAACGGAAGCCCGCAGGATCGTCGTCAAGGTGGGCTCCTCCTCGCTCACCACCGCCGCCGGCGGGCTCGACGCCGACCGGGTCGACGCACTCGTCGACGTGCTCGCCAAGGTCCGCTCCGGCGGCGAGAAGGAGATCGTGCTCGTCTCCAGCGGCGCCATCGCCGCCGGCCTCGCCCCGCTCGGCCTCACCCGCCGCCCGCGCGACCTGGCCCGTCAGCAGGCGTCGGCCAGCGTCGGCCAGGGGCTGCTCGTCGCCAGGTACGCCTCGTCCTTCTCGCGGTACGGGCTCCGCGTCGGCCAGGTCCTGCTCACCGCCCACGACACCAGCCGCCGTTCCCACTACCGCAACGCCTACCGCACCCTCGACCAGCTGCTCACCATGGGCGCCGTCCCCGTCGTCAACGAGAACGACACCGTCGCCACCGAGGAGATCCGCTTCGGCGACAACGACCGGCTGGCGGCTCTCGTCGCCCATCTCGTCCGCGCCGACCTGCTCGTCCTGCTCTCGGACGTGGACGGCCTGTACGACGGCGACCCCAGCAGACCCGGCAGCTCACGCATCGCGCGCGTGGACGGCCCCGAGGACCTCGCCGACGTCACCATGGGCAGCGCGGGCAAGGCCGGACTCGGCACCGGCGGCATGGTCACCAAGGTCGAGGCCGCCCGGATCGCCGCCGCCGCCGGGATCCCCGTGGTCCTCACCTCGGCCGGCCACGCGGGCGACGCACTCGCCGGACGCGACACCGGCACGTACTTCGGCCCCACCGGCCGCCGCTCCGCCGACCGGCTGCTCTGGCTCGCCCACGCCTCGACCCCCCTGGGCGCGCTGACCCTCGACGACGGCGCCGTCCGGGCCGTCGTGGAGCGCCGCACCTCGCTGCTCCCGGCCGGGATCGCCTCGGTGGAGGGCGAGTTCAGCGCCGGGGACCCGGTCGAGCTGCGCGACACCGCGGGCCTGGCCGTGGCCCGTGGCCTGGTGAACTTCGACGCCAAGGAGATTCCCCAGCTCCTCGGCCGCTCCACCCGGGACCTGGCACGGGACCTCGGCCCCGCCTACGAGCGGGAGGTCGTCCACCGGGACGATCTGGTCGTTCTGCGTCCCTGACCGTCCCGACCGCCCCGACCGCCGGTGAAACGGCTGAAAGTCCGGTCTTTCGGAAGGGACCTTTACCGAAACGACCCCATCTCCCGTCCCGGGCTGGTCAACTTTGTCTCAGGGGAAAGAGGCGGGGTAGCAGTACGACGACGCAGCAACAGGAGGCCGCCGGTGAGACGAACGCGCCCGGGGGCGGGGTCCCCCGGGTCAGGAGGAGGCACCTTGCACGCCCGGAGGGCCGCGGGGGAAGAGCGCACACTGACCAGCGTCGGAGCCGGGCCGGACTTCGGCGGGCTCGACGACGTGCGGGACCCGGGCACGGCCCGGAAGGCACAGTCGCGCGAGGAGGACCGCGCACTGTCCAAGCTCTGGCACATCACGCTCAGCGTGTCGGGGCCCGAGGCGCCGCTCACCGAGGTCAGACGGGGCCTCGAACAGCTCGCCCACGACCATCCCTTCCTGCTGACCAGCCGGTACGCCGTCGACCACGCCGAGATCCGCTACTGGGAAGAGGCCCGGGACCTGCACGACGCGGCGGCCGTCGCCCTGCGGCTCTGGGGCGAACACCGGTCCAGCGCCCGGCTTCCCCCGTGGGAGATCGTCGGCCTCGAAGTCATCGACCGGGAGACCTACCACCTGCGCATCGCGGAGGGGTACGGTCCGCCGCCGGCGGCACCGGTGGGCGTCCACCCGTTCTGACGGCCGGGGCCGCGTCCCACCCGGAGGGGGCGCGGCCGTCTCGCACTACGGGATACGGGGGAAATGCCCGCGTCGGGC
Above is a window of Streptomyces sp. NBC_01498 DNA encoding:
- the proB gene encoding glutamate 5-kinase; the protein is MTVARQHVTEARRIVVKVGSSSLTTAAGGLDADRVDALVDVLAKVRSGGEKEIVLVSSGAIAAGLAPLGLTRRPRDLARQQASASVGQGLLVARYASSFSRYGLRVGQVLLTAHDTSRRSHYRNAYRTLDQLLTMGAVPVVNENDTVATEEIRFGDNDRLAALVAHLVRADLLVLLSDVDGLYDGDPSRPGSSRIARVDGPEDLADVTMGSAGKAGLGTGGMVTKVEAARIAAAAGIPVVLTSAGHAGDALAGRDTGTYFGPTGRRSADRLLWLAHASTPLGALTLDDGAVRAVVERRTSLLPAGIASVEGEFSAGDPVELRDTAGLAVARGLVNFDAKEIPQLLGRSTRDLARDLGPAYEREVVHRDDLVVLRP